A part of Fusarium graminearum PH-1 chromosome 3, whole genome shotgun sequence genomic DNA contains:
- a CDS encoding ribonucleoside-diphosphate reductase small chain, translated as MAAQMTPSKQAASGIENLNMESPVKKLNFGTANKENEPLNQTTDTAELKTKIVEESKTVVSKAEEDEPILQENPQRFVLFPIKYHEIWQMYKKAEASFWTAEEIDLSKDLHDWNNRLTSDEQYFISHILAFFAASDGIVNENLVERFSGEVQIPEARCFYGFQIMMENIHSETYSLLIDTYIKDPAQRTYLFNAVDTIPCIRKKADWAIRWIQDKNSTFAQRLVAFAAVEGIFFSGAFASIFWLKKRGLMPGLSFSNELISRDEGLHTDFACLLHSHLKGRASKQMIQDIITDAVSIEQEFLTEALPCALLGMNSNLMKQYIEFVADRLLVALGNEKVYKSTNPFDFMENISLGGKTNFFEKRVADYQKAGVLHSANKKDEEEAPKGENGGDFTFDDDF; from the exons ATGGCTGCACAAATGACCCCTTCGAAGCAGGCTGCTTCCGGAATTGAGAACTTGAACATGGAATcccctgtcaagaagcttaACTTTGGTACCGCCAACAAGGAGAATGAGCCTCTTAACCAGACCACCGATACTGCCGAGctgaagaccaagatcgtTGAGGAGTCCAAGACAGTTGTCtccaaggctgaggaagacGAGCCCATCCTCCAAGAAAACCCCCAGCGATTTGTTCTGTTCCCCATCAAGTACCATGAG ATCTGGCAAATGTACAAGAAGGCAGAGGCCTCCTTCTGGACAGCTGAGGAGATCGATCTCTCCAAGGATCTCCACGACTGGAACAACCGATTGACTTCAGACGAGCAATACTTCATCTCCCACATTCTTGCTTTCTTCGCTGCCTCCGACGGCATCGTCAATGAGAATCTTGTTGAGCGATTCAGCGGCGAGGTCCAGATCCCCGAGGCTCGATGCTTCTATGGTTTCCAGATCATGATGGAGAACATCCACTCCGAAACATACTCCCTCCTCATCGATACCTACATCAAGGACCCTGCCCAGCGTACATACCTCTTCAACGCCGTTGACACTATTCCTTGCATCCGAAAGAAGGCGGATTGGGCCATCCGATGGATCCAGGATAAGAACTCTACCTTCGCTCAGCGtcttgttgcttttgctgCCGTTGAGGGTATCTTCTTCAGCGGTGCctttgcttccatcttctgGCTCAAGAAGCGTGGCCTCATGCCTGGTCTGAGCTTTTCTAACGAGCTCATTTCTCGTGATGAGGGTCTTCACACCGACTTTGCCTGTCTCCTCCACTCTCACCTCAAGGGACGTGCCAGCAAACAGATGATCCAGGACATTATCACCGATGCCGTTTCTATTGAGCAGGAGTTTCTTACTGAGGCTCTCCCTTGTGCCCTGCTCGGCATGAACTCCAACCTCATGAAGCAGTACATCGAATTCGTCGCTGATCGTCTCCTCGTTGCTCTCGGCAACGAGAAGGTGTACAAGTCCACCAACCCTTTCGACTTCATGGAGAACATCTCCCTTGGCGGCAAGACCAActtcttcgagaagcgcGTTGCTGACTACCAGAAGGCCGGTGTTCTTCACAGcgccaacaagaaggatgaagaggaggcaCCAAAGGGCGAGAACGGGGGCGACTTCAcctttgacgatgacttcTAA